One genomic region from Drosophila busckii strain San Diego stock center, stock number 13000-0081.31 chromosome 3R, ASM1175060v1, whole genome shotgun sequence encodes:
- the LOC108602237 gene encoding CAAX prenyl protease 1 homolog, producing the protein MVGSYSLYQDPMQIKQPDIPNNGIGWQLLPKTYKLNDPVLLRHVLCGMIILHNFFHVCLCWRQLRLCSRSQNPPQIMQNVMSDAQFKTAKDSEMMNVELKLIGLIVDAIMSCIELYFCVFPWLWLQTMHWYSIIEDFMWHNMAFAVLLSIYLVLRGLPLIFYNKIMVEPYYSSESKRTSMPLVGVLCTQAFFIVFMQVPLIPITIIFLLIETYGGEYYFVLWIWLFLLILSLIAIVTVTFFGAPCIGKVTKLPAGALQDALRPTLQEFNFPLDCVYIFNTYAVSNGSVYAWNLCGRKCIVIFDSLVLNFGKPMSELFEEDVGHGLQQEQLVAFIAHELCHQRHLHLTKIFCMLQTTLLIYMLLFGFFYRQLVIYEAAGFSLSHYPHIVGYWLVYKYVMTPYRTLTYWIILFAVRRFEYSADKMASQRGYGRALISALLKLFADNCTFPFVDACYMMWHLRLPTSLIRIRRLIRLQPINSSDAA; encoded by the coding sequence ATGGTTGGCTCATATTCATTATATCAAGATCCCATGCAAATCAAGCAGCCTGATATACCAAACAATGGCATcggctggcagctgctgcccaagaCTTATAAGCTAAACGATCCTGTGCTGCTGCGTCATGTGCTCTGTGGCATGATTATATTGCATAATTTCTTTCACGTTTGCCTGTGCTGGCGGCAGCTGCGGCTGTGCAGTCGCTCCCAGAATCCGCCGCAGATAATGCAGAACGTTATGTCGGATGCGCAGTTCAAGACGGCCAAGGATTCGGAAATGATGAACGTAGAACTGAAGCTTATCGGTTTAATTGTGGATGCCATTATGAGCTGCATTGAATTGTATTTCTGCGTGTTTCCTTGGCTCTGGCTGCAGACTATGCATTGGTACAGCATCATTGAGGATTTCATGTGGCATAACATGGCATTTGCAGTGCTGCTGTCCATTTATCTGGTGCTGCGCGGCTTGCCGCTGATATTCTACAATAAGATAATGGTGGAGCCGTACTATAGCTCGGAATCGAAGCGCACCAGCATGCCCTTGGTGGGGGTGCTTTGCACGCAGGCGTTTTTTATAGTCTTTATGCAAGTGCCGCTCATTCCGATCACAATTATATTCCTGCTGATCGAAACCTACGGCGGCGAGTATTACTTTGTGCTATGGATTTGGCTGTTCCTCTTGATACTCAGCTTGATTGCCATTGTTACGGTTACGTTCTTTGGTGCGCCCTGCATTGGCAAAGTGACCAAACTGCCCGCTGGTGCACTCCAGGATGCACTGAGGCCTACGCTGCAGGAATTTAATTTCCCACTCGACTGCGTCTACATATTCAACACCTATGCTGTGAGCAATGGCAGCGTCTATGCCTGGAATCTGTGTGGACGCAAGTGCATTGTGATTTTCGACAGTTTGGTGCTCAACTTTGGCAAGCCCATGTCGGAGCTGTTTGAGGAGGATGTGGGCCATGGactgcagcaggagcagctggtGGCGTTTATAGCTCACGAGCTGTGTCATCAGCGCCATCTACATTTGACCAAAATCTTTTGCATGCTGCAGACAACGCTGCTGATCTATATGCTGCTCTTTGGCTTCTTCTATCGCCAGCTGGTGATCTATGAAGCTGCAGGCTTCTCGCTCTCACACTATCCACACATTGTGGGCTATTGGCTGGTGTACAAGTATGTGATGACGCCCTATCGCACTTTGACCTATTGGATTATTCTGTTCGCTGTGCGTCGCTTTGAGTACTCGGCGGATAAGATGGCCTCGCAGCGTGGCTATGGACGCGCGCTGATCTCGGCGCTGCTGAAGCTGTTTGCTGACAACTGCACATTTCCGTTTGTTGACGCATGCTACATGATGTGGCATCTGCGTTTGCCTACGAGCTTGATACGCATTAGACGTTTAATCAGATTGCAACCAATAAATTCAAGCGACGCTGCTTAA
- the LOC108603879 gene encoding ATP-dependent RNA helicase p62 gives MLKLVQYVTRQTCEATTCSWRNLLISPKSAEKSITQRRHFLFCSTNSTASSSFALICRERQQFHGRPSCTQEQPATVRNLNSCYQQTQRALHLSSIRLETSRAVDETLLPAAAADRQTNVSKRARKSLFTDPEEETEDYKIAGIMAPHDRDFGTNSRGGRDREDDRRGGGGGGGNRFGGGGGGGNDYHGVRNGRIEKRRDDHRGGGGGSRFGGGGGGGFGGDRRGGGGGGGSQDLPMRPVDFSNLTPFKKNFYQEHPTVANRSPYEVQRYRDEHEITVRGQAANPIQDFGEAYLPDYVVKEIRRQGYKSPTPIQAQGWPIAMSGANFVGIAKTGSGKTLGYILPAIVHINNQQPLQRGDGPIALVLAPTRELAQQIQQVATEFGSSSYVRNTCVFGGAPKGGQMRDLQRGCEIVIATPGRLIDFLSAGATNLKRCTYLVLDEADRMLDMGFEPQIRKIVSQIRPDRQTLMWSATWPKEVKQLAEDFLGNYIQINIGSLELSANHNIRQVVDVCDEFSKEEKLKTLLSDIYDTSENPGKIIIFVETKRRVDNLVRFIRSFGVRCGAIHGDKSQSERDFVLREFRSGKSNILVATDVAARGLDVDGIKYVINFDYPQNSEDYIHRIGRTGRSNTKGTSFAFFTKNNAKQAKALVDVLREANQEINPALENMARNSRYDGGGGRSRYGNGGGNRYGGGGFKKGSLSNGRNFGDGGGGGGGGFGNRNGDGRHTRFD, from the exons atgttaaaattaGTGCAATATGTTACGCGTCAAACGTGCGAGGCGACCACTTGTAGCTGGCGCAACTTATTGATTTCACCAAAGAGCGCTGAAAAAAGTATAACGCAACGACGCCATTTTCTTTTCTGCTCCACCAACagcacagccagcagcagttttGCTTTGATCTGCAGAGAACGTCAACAGTTCCACGGGAGACCAAGCTGCACACaagagcagccagcaacagttCGAAATTTAAACAGTTGCTATCAGCAGACTCAGCGTGCCCTGCATTTGTCTTCGATTCGACTAGAAACGTCAAGAGCAGTCGACGAGACATTactcccagcagcagcagcagacaggcAAACTAACGTGTCCAAACGTGCAAGGAAATCGCTTTTCACAGACCCAGAAGAGGAAACTGAAGACTACAAAATTGCTGGAATAAT GGCACCACACGATCGTGACTTTGGCACAAACTCACGAGGCGGACGAGATCGCGAGGATGATCGTCGCGGTGGCGGCGGAGGAGGCGGCAACAGATTTGGCggtggaggcggcggcggtaATGACTATCATGGCGTACGCAACGGCCGTATTGAAAAACGTCGCGATGATCATCGTGGCGGTGGAGGTGGCTCTCGCTTTGGGGGCGGTGGTGGGGGTGGATTTGGAGGAGATCGTcgtggtggcggcggtggaGGTGGCAGCCAAGATCTACCCATGCGCCCCGTGGACTTTTCAAATTTGACTCCGTTCAAGAAGAACTTCTATCAAGAGCACCCCACAGTGGCGAATCGTTCGCCCTATGAAGTGCAGCGCTATCGCGATGAGCATGAGATCACAGTTCGTGGCCAGGCTGCCAATCCCATTCAGGACTTTGGTGAGGCCTACTTGCCCGACTATGTTGTTAAGGAGATTCGTCGCCAGGGCTACAAGTCGCCCACACCCATCCAGGCACAAGGCTGGCCCATTGCCATGAGTGGTGCCAACTTCGTGGGCATTGCCAAGACCGGCTCCGGCAAGACGCTCGGCTACATTCTGCCCGCCATTGTGCACATCAACAATCAGCAGCCTCTGCAGCGCGGCGATGGACCCATTGCCCTGGTGCTGGCACCCACACGTGAGCTGGCCCAGCAGATCCAACAGGTGGCCACCGAATTCGGTTCCTCCTCCTATGTGCGCAACACTTGCGTCTTTGGCGGCGCTCCCAAGGGCGGCCAAATGCGTGACTTACAGCGTGGCTGTGAGATTGTTATTGCCACACCTGGACGTCTGATTGATTTCCTCTCGGCTGGCGCTACCAACTTGAAGCGTTGCACCTACTTGGTATTGGATGAGGCTGATCGCATGTTGGACATGGGTTTCGAGCCACAAATCCGCAAAATTGTATCACAGATTCGTCCAGATCGTCAGACGCTCATGTGGAGCGCTACCTGGCCCAAGGAGGTGAAGCAGCTCGCCGAGGATTTCCTTGGCAACTACATACAGATCAACATTGGCTCTCTGGAGCTGTCGGCCAATCACAATATTCGTCAAGTGGTCGATGTTTGCGATGAATTCAGCAAGGAAGAAAA ATTGAAGACACTGCTGTCAGATATTTATGACACAAGCGAGAATCCCGGCAAGATCATCATCTTTGTTGAGACAAAGCGTCGCGTCGACAACTTGGTGCGATTTATCCGCAGCTTTGGAGTTCGTTGCGGCGCCATTCACGGCGACAAGTCACAGTCTGAACGTGACTTTGTCCTGCGCGAATTCAGATCGGGCAAATCCAATATATTGGTAGCTACCGATGTGGCAGCTCGTGGTTTGG ACGTGGATGGCATTAAGTATGTCATCAACTTTGACTATCCACAAAACAGCGAGGATTATATTCATCGCATTGGACGCACAGGACGTTCGAATACCAAAGGCACATCCTTTGCATTCTTCACGAAAAACAATGCTAAGCAGGCTAAAGCACTCGTCGATGTGCTCAGAGAGGCTAATCAG GAAATCAATCCCGCGCTAGAGAACATGGCACGCAACTCGCGTTACGACGGTGGCGGTGGACGCTCACGTTATGGCAACGGCGGTGGCAATCGTTATGGCGGCGGTGGCTTCAAGAAGGGCAGCTTAAGCAATGGACGCAACTTTGGTgatggcggtggcggcggtggcggtggcttTGGCAACAGAAACGGCGATGGCCGACACACGCGCTTcgattaa
- the LOC108601415 gene encoding low choriolytic enzyme, with protein MCQHLLWRPPLLLLLLLLLLLATLTATLTLPSRESGKQNSQRPHGVDFFENEFSSIAAGDYDAYGPDIDDADDPETMPRLFQGDIAIDPYTYITLRLGVNPMRHPKRLWPNGTIPFDISPRYALNERGAILHALNTFNALTCINFVPYDGEVEDYLLIEPPEDGPGGCWSYVGKRGGEQVVALQRPDDDSAHCFSSEGRIMHELMHAIGIYHEQSRADRDQYVKIHWENIVQRFRKNFKLVTKKRGKYTYDYDYNSVMHYGEYYFSTKKGDKPTITPLQPGVRIGQRKTISKIDCLKINDLYGCLKGRHAKMYKSFCHLLGL; from the exons atgtGTCAACATTTATTGTGGCgaccgccgctgctgctgctgctgctgctgctgttgcttttggcgACGCTAACTGCGACGCTGACTTTGCCCAGCAGAGAAAGTGGGAAGCAGAATTCTCAGCGGCCACATGGCGTGGATTTCTTTGAGAACGAGTTCAGCAGCATTGCAGCAG GTGACTACGATGCTTATGGACCTGACATTGACGACGCTGATGATCCGGAGACCATGCCGCGTTTGTTTCAAGGCGACATTGCCATTGATCCGTACACCTACATAACGCTGCGTCTGGGTGTTAATCCCATGCGGCATCCCAAGCGCCTGTGGCCCAACGGCACTATACCCTTTGACATAAGTCCGCGCTATGCGCTAAACGAACGCGGCGCCATCTTACATGCCTTGAATACTTTCAATGCACTCACCTGCATTAACTTTGTGCCCTACGATGGCGAGGTGGAGGATTATCTGTTAATCGAACCACCTGAGGATGGACCTGGTGGCTGTTGGTCCTATGTGGGCAAGCGCGGCGGCGAGCAGGTGGTGGCGCTGCAGCGTCCGGATGACGATAGCGCTCACTGTTTCAGCAGCGAGGGACGCATTATGCACGAGCTTATGCATGCCATTGGCATTTATCATGAACAATCACGCGCGGATCGCGATCAGTACGTTAAGATACACTGGGAAAACATTGTGCAGCGGTTTAGAAAAAACTTTAAGCTCGTTACGAAAAAACGCGGTAAATACACTTACGACTACGATTATAATTCGGTTATGCACTATGGCGAATACTATTTTAGCACAAAGAAGGGCGACAAGCCCACAATTACACCGTTACAGCCGGGAGTGCGCATTGGGCAGCGCAAAACCATCAGCAAGATCGATTGCCTTAAGATTAATGATTTGTATGGCTGTTTAAAGGGCCGGCAtgcaaaaatgtacaaaagcTTTTGTCATCTGTTAGGCTTGTAG